In a single window of the Methylophaga frappieri genome:
- the metH gene encoding methionine synthase, translating to MTTVSQQIQQLLEQRILVLDGGMGTMLQSYQLSETDFRGERFADHPCDVKGNNDLLSLTQPQIIRDIHRAYFESGADIVETNTFNGTAIAMADYQMEFLVYELNKVSAQLAREIADEFTLANPQKPRFVAGVLGPTNRTASISPDVNNPGFRNVHFDELVNTYLEAIRGLVDGGADLLMVETVFDTLNAKAAVFAIDTFYEQHQVHLPVMISGTITDASGRTLSGQTAEAFWNSLAHVQPLSIGLNCALGAEQLRQYVEELATISTSYVSAHPNAGLPNEFGEYDESPETMAGHIREWAESGFLNIIGGCCGTTPGHIKAIADAVSDLPPRQRPENQHHCRLSGLEPLNLTPDSLFTNIGERTNVTGSLRFARLIKEGDFDTALDVARQQVENGAQVIDINMDEGMLDSQEAMVTFLNLIAAEPDISRVPIMIDSSKWEIIEAGLKCIQGKGIVNSISLKEGEDKFIEQAKLVRRYGAAVIVMAFDEQGQADTRARKLEICTRSYQILTEKLHFPPEDIIFDPNIFAVATGIEEHNNYAVDFIEATRDIKQTLPHARVSGGVSNVSFSFRGNNPVREAIHAVFLYHAIKAGMDMGIVNAGQLAIYDDLPETLRDHVEDVILNRRDDATDRLLAIAEEYQGGGATEKKEDLAWRAWPVAKRLEHALVKGIADYVDEDTETARQQYDKPLEVIEGPLMDGMNVVGDLFGEGKMFLPQVVKSARVMKKAVAYLMPYIEAAKEENDTSKNNGRILLATVKGDVHDIGKNIVGVVLQCNNFEIIDLGVMVPAQTILDTAKKEQVDIIGLSGLITPSLEEMAHLAKEMQRLEFALPLMIGGATTSLIHTAVKIDPNYQGPVVYVKDASRAVGVAQSLVSKSARDAFVSKTKADYLNKREQHQGRKSSRRFLSIEAARQNKTQIDWANYQPIEPRHPGIQIFDDYPLTELVDRIDWTPFFQSWELAGRYPRILKDEIVGEHATQLFRDAQEMLQRIVEEKWLQARAVIGLFPANSIDHDDIEVYTDTRRQQVRMTLHSLRQQAEKPPGRPNAALADFVAPKESGVADTIGAFAVTAGIGIEEHIARFEADHDDYNSIMLKALADRLAEALAERIHERVRKEFWAYAVDEQLDNDALINEKYRGIRPAPGYPACPDHTEKGLLWELLSVEENIGMTLTESYAMLPTAAVSGFYFAHPDARYFGLGKINEDQVVDYARRKNWDLPTAERWLAPALSYDGSD from the coding sequence TTGACCACGGTTTCTCAACAAATACAGCAACTGCTTGAACAGCGTATTCTGGTTCTGGATGGTGGCATGGGCACCATGTTGCAAAGTTATCAGCTCAGTGAAACTGATTTTCGCGGTGAACGCTTTGCCGATCACCCGTGTGACGTAAAAGGCAATAATGATCTGTTGTCGCTGACCCAGCCACAAATTATTCGTGATATTCACCGTGCCTATTTTGAATCCGGGGCAGATATTGTTGAAACCAATACTTTTAACGGTACCGCTATCGCAATGGCGGACTACCAGATGGAATTCCTGGTTTATGAGTTGAATAAAGTTTCAGCGCAGCTTGCCCGAGAAATAGCCGATGAATTTACTCTGGCCAACCCACAAAAACCGCGTTTTGTCGCGGGGGTACTGGGCCCCACTAACCGTACCGCCAGTATCTCGCCGGATGTCAATAATCCAGGATTTCGAAATGTACATTTTGATGAGCTGGTGAACACCTATCTTGAAGCCATTCGGGGGCTGGTGGATGGCGGCGCTGATCTGCTGATGGTTGAAACGGTGTTTGACACATTGAATGCCAAAGCAGCGGTTTTCGCGATTGATACATTTTATGAACAGCATCAGGTGCATTTGCCGGTCATGATTTCCGGCACGATTACCGATGCCAGTGGCCGAACGCTGTCAGGTCAGACAGCAGAAGCCTTTTGGAATTCATTAGCACATGTCCAACCGTTGTCTATTGGCTTGAACTGTGCATTAGGTGCCGAGCAGTTACGCCAATATGTTGAAGAGTTGGCAACCATTTCGACCAGTTATGTCAGTGCGCACCCTAATGCTGGCCTGCCCAATGAGTTTGGCGAATATGATGAATCGCCAGAAACGATGGCTGGCCACATTCGTGAGTGGGCCGAGTCCGGTTTCTTAAATATAATTGGCGGTTGTTGTGGCACCACGCCAGGCCACATCAAGGCGATTGCGGATGCTGTGTCTGATCTGCCGCCTCGGCAACGTCCAGAAAATCAACATCATTGTCGGCTCAGTGGATTAGAGCCGCTCAATCTAACGCCGGACAGCTTGTTTACTAATATTGGTGAACGGACGAATGTGACGGGATCCTTGCGGTTTGCCCGCCTTATCAAGGAAGGCGATTTTGACACGGCACTGGATGTGGCTCGTCAACAGGTTGAAAACGGCGCACAAGTCATTGATATCAACATGGATGAGGGCATGTTGGATTCGCAGGAAGCGATGGTGACTTTTCTCAACTTAATTGCGGCAGAACCAGATATTAGCCGGGTGCCAATCATGATCGACTCATCGAAATGGGAGATCATCGAGGCCGGACTGAAATGCATACAGGGTAAAGGCATTGTCAATTCCATCAGTCTTAAGGAGGGAGAGGACAAGTTCATTGAGCAGGCCAAACTGGTTCGACGTTATGGTGCGGCTGTTATCGTCATGGCATTTGATGAACAAGGTCAGGCTGATACCCGGGCACGTAAGCTGGAAATATGTACGCGAAGCTATCAAATCTTGACGGAAAAGCTTCATTTCCCGCCAGAAGATATTATTTTTGACCCGAATATTTTTGCCGTCGCCACCGGTATTGAAGAACACAATAATTATGCGGTGGATTTCATTGAGGCCACCCGTGATATCAAACAGACCTTGCCACATGCTCGGGTAAGTGGGGGGGTATCCAATGTCTCGTTTTCATTTCGCGGTAATAATCCGGTTCGTGAAGCTATCCATGCTGTTTTTTTATATCACGCCATTAAGGCCGGTATGGATATGGGCATTGTTAATGCCGGGCAATTGGCTATATATGATGATCTGCCGGAAACGCTTCGTGATCATGTAGAAGATGTCATTCTCAATCGCCGTGATGATGCGACGGACAGGTTGTTAGCGATCGCGGAGGAGTACCAGGGCGGGGGGGCAACCGAGAAAAAAGAAGATTTAGCCTGGCGTGCGTGGCCGGTTGCCAAGCGACTTGAACATGCCTTGGTTAAAGGCATCGCCGATTACGTTGATGAAGATACCGAAACTGCGCGTCAACAATATGACAAACCCCTGGAAGTGATTGAAGGGCCACTGATGGACGGCATGAATGTCGTGGGTGATTTGTTTGGCGAGGGCAAAATGTTCTTGCCACAAGTAGTGAAATCAGCACGGGTTATGAAAAAGGCGGTTGCTTATCTGATGCCTTACATTGAAGCAGCCAAAGAAGAAAATGACACCAGTAAAAATAATGGACGGATTCTACTGGCGACGGTGAAAGGGGATGTTCATGATATCGGTAAAAATATCGTCGGTGTCGTTTTACAGTGCAACAATTTTGAGATTATCGATTTGGGTGTGATGGTGCCGGCTCAAACGATTCTCGATACGGCTAAAAAAGAACAAGTCGATATTATCGGTTTGTCTGGGCTTATCACGCCTTCACTTGAAGAAATGGCTCACTTAGCAAAAGAAATGCAGCGATTAGAATTTGCATTACCGCTCATGATTGGGGGCGCGACCACCTCTTTGATTCATACGGCAGTTAAAATCGATCCCAACTATCAAGGTCCTGTTGTTTACGTTAAAGATGCGTCGAGAGCGGTCGGGGTGGCACAAAGCCTGGTGAGTAAAAGTGCTCGTGATGCGTTTGTTAGTAAAACCAAAGCGGATTATTTAAACAAACGCGAGCAACACCAAGGGCGTAAATCCTCGCGCCGCTTTCTATCAATTGAAGCCGCTCGTCAAAATAAAACGCAGATTGACTGGGCGAATTATCAACCCATTGAACCACGCCATCCTGGTATTCAAATTTTTGATGACTACCCACTTACGGAGTTAGTTGATCGGATTGATTGGACACCTTTTTTTCAGTCATGGGAGCTGGCAGGCCGCTACCCACGGATATTAAAAGATGAAATCGTCGGTGAGCATGCCACGCAATTATTTCGTGATGCGCAAGAAATGTTACAACGCATCGTAGAAGAAAAGTGGCTTCAAGCAAGGGCAGTGATTGGCTTATTTCCAGCCAATAGTATCGATCATGATGATATTGAGGTTTATACCGACACCCGTCGCCAGCAGGTCAGGATGACCCTGCACTCACTGCGACAACAGGCCGAGAAGCCGCCGGGTCGTCCCAATGCGGCGTTAGCGGATTTTGTTGCACCGAAAGAAAGTGGCGTTGCCGATACCATTGGCGCCTTTGCGGTCACGGCGGGGATCGGCATTGAGGAACATATTGCGCGATTTGAAGCAGATCATGATGATTACAATAGCATCATGCTCAAAGCATTGGCTGATCGACTTGCAGAAGCATTAGCAGAACGCATCCATGAACGGGTTCGCAAAGAGTTTTGGGCCTATGCTGTGGATGAGCAACTCGATAATGACGCGTTAATTAACGAAAAGTATCGTGGCATCCGCCCGGCGCCGGGGTATCCAGCCTGTCCGGATCACACCGAAAAGGGCCTGCTTTGGGAGTTATTGTCTGTTGAGGAAAACATTGGTATGACCCTCACAGAGAGTTATGCGATGTTGCCAACCGCAGCGGTCAGTGGTTTTTATTTTGCGCATCCGGATGCACGTTATTTCGGTCTTGGCAAAATCAATGAAGACCAAGTGGTCGATTATGCCCGTCGTAAAAACTGGGATTTACCGACTGCTGAGCGCTGGCTCGCACCCGCTTTGTCTTATGATGGGAGTGACTGA
- a CDS encoding potassium/proton antiporter, with amino-acid sequence MDAINTLFLFSGFLIALSIVASRLSSLFGLPILIIFLALGMLAGEEGLLGIAFDNYALAFVIGHLALAMILLDGGLQTRLSTFRVGFKPALSLATFGVLFTSGIVGGLAMWIFDLSLLEGLLIGAIVGSTDAAAVFSMLKGQGITINERVSATLEIESGTNDPMAIFLTIMLIELLTGETSGWQSAFLFLVQQFGLGGVIGIGSGWLIARLLIKLDLAPGLYSLLALALAFFVFGLTSSLGGSGFLAIYLCGLMIGNQPGKHLTHILPVHDGLAWLSQIGLFLVLGMLVTPSEVLTYAVPAVLIALALIFIARPLAVLISVKPFFKFRWREIGFISWVGLRGAVPIVLAIFPVIGGVDNAALYFNVAFAVVLLSLLVQGSTLSPVARWLQVAVPRGRSPDQRGALGILPENDFEMFVYKVDNPALDEQQIRLLRFPSGTLISALFREHHMLHPKGSTTLKLGDTLCVISRSEDLPKLNQLFNGDAKLRQAEAFFGAFVLNGDALLRDVAKAYGLTVSDNEQETTLAEFISRRVGGHPVVGDDVDWHGIHWVVNEVDGDKIQKVGMRLF; translated from the coding sequence ATGGATGCCATTAATACGCTGTTTTTGTTCAGCGGGTTTCTTATTGCACTAAGTATCGTTGCCAGCCGATTATCCTCGCTGTTTGGCTTGCCTATCCTGATCATTTTTCTGGCATTAGGCATGCTGGCGGGAGAAGAGGGGCTACTGGGCATTGCATTCGATAATTACGCTTTAGCCTTTGTCATTGGTCACCTCGCACTGGCGATGATTCTTTTGGATGGTGGGCTGCAAACCCGCTTATCGACCTTTCGGGTGGGTTTTAAACCGGCCTTGTCTTTAGCCACTTTTGGCGTGCTATTTACCAGCGGTATTGTCGGTGGTCTGGCAATGTGGATCTTCGATTTGTCTTTGCTGGAAGGGCTGCTGATTGGTGCGATTGTGGGTTCAACCGACGCGGCGGCGGTTTTCTCTATGCTTAAAGGGCAAGGGATCACTATCAATGAGCGGGTCAGCGCCACCTTAGAAATTGAATCGGGTACCAATGATCCGATGGCGATTTTTTTGACCATCATGTTGATTGAGTTACTGACAGGAGAAACGTCGGGCTGGCAATCGGCTTTTTTATTTTTGGTGCAGCAGTTTGGCTTAGGCGGGGTAATTGGGATTGGTTCAGGCTGGTTAATTGCGCGCTTACTGATAAAGCTGGATTTAGCGCCGGGTTTGTATTCCCTGCTGGCATTAGCACTGGCATTTTTTGTGTTTGGGCTAACCAGTTCATTGGGCGGAAGCGGGTTTCTTGCGATTTATCTCTGTGGTTTGATGATTGGTAATCAACCTGGCAAACACCTCACTCATATTTTACCGGTTCATGATGGTTTGGCCTGGCTGAGTCAGATTGGATTATTTTTGGTATTGGGCATGTTGGTCACACCAAGCGAGGTGTTGACCTATGCTGTTCCGGCTGTGCTTATTGCTTTAGCACTGATATTCATTGCCCGGCCGCTGGCCGTACTCATCTCCGTCAAACCTTTTTTTAAATTTCGCTGGCGGGAGATTGGCTTTATTTCCTGGGTTGGGCTACGTGGTGCGGTACCCATTGTATTGGCTATCTTTCCGGTTATCGGTGGTGTTGATAATGCCGCGTTATATTTTAATGTGGCGTTTGCCGTCGTGCTGTTGTCGTTGCTGGTGCAAGGGTCAACGTTATCGCCGGTTGCCCGGTGGTTACAGGTTGCTGTACCCAGAGGACGTTCACCAGATCAACGCGGTGCATTAGGGATTTTGCCTGAAAATGATTTTGAAATGTTCGTATACAAAGTCGATAACCCGGCACTGGATGAGCAGCAAATCCGATTATTACGGTTTCCTTCTGGCACCTTGATCTCAGCTTTATTCAGGGAGCATCACATGTTGCATCCCAAGGGCAGTACAACACTGAAACTGGGCGACACGCTGTGTGTTATCAGTCGGAGCGAAGACCTGCCAAAACTGAATCAACTCTTTAATGGCGATGCGAAGTTGCGTCAGGCTGAAGCCTTTTTTGGAGCCTTTGTGCTGAATGGGGATGCCTTGTTACGTGATGTTGCCAAAGCCTATGGTTTAACTGTCAGTGACAACGAGCAAGAAACCACACTAGCGGAGTTTATATCGCGTCGCGTTGGTGGGCACCCTGTGGTCGGTGATGATGTGGACTGGCATGGCATTCACTGGGTCGTGAATGAAGTCGATGGTGACAAGATTCAAAAAGTCGGGATGCGTTTGTTTTAG
- the leuA gene encoding 2-isopropylmalate synthase — translation MIAQPQDKYRRFKPIELSDRQWPNKVISQPPVWMSTDLRDGNQALIDPMSVETKLRFFKALVAMGFKEIEVGFPSASETDFNVVRRLIEENLIPDDVTIEVLTQAREDLIERTVKSLKGARRAILHMYNPTAPDFREIVYRTDKAGVRGIAEQGTRWVKQYTAQQPETEWVYQYSPEAFSSTELEFAKEVCDAVSAIWQPTPAQKMIFNLPATVEMSTPNTYADQIEWMHRNLNNRDAIVLSVHPHNDRGTAVAAAELAVMAGADRVEGCLFGNGERTGNVCLVTLALNLYSQGIHPGLDFSNIDQIRQLVESCTNLPVHPRHPYAGELVFTAFSGSHQDAIKKGFAAQTAKSLWNIPYLPLDPADLGRSYDAVVRVNSQSGKGGVSFLLQQQAGFELPRRLQIEFSKIVQLVSDETSKEINASAIYQLFDEAYLQVNQPYTFRSSKVNDDNEERVTADISLQHNGHQLTLSGQGNGPLDAAAVALSHHLGEAITVVDYHEHGIGSGSDAMAVCYVELKVGQGNPVFGVGQDKNISRAAIKALLNGINRVLQ, via the coding sequence ATGATCGCGCAACCGCAGGATAAATATCGTCGCTTTAAGCCCATTGAATTAAGCGATCGGCAATGGCCAAACAAGGTGATTTCACAACCCCCTGTTTGGATGAGTACAGATTTGCGTGATGGTAATCAAGCACTTATCGACCCGATGTCCGTTGAAACCAAACTCCGCTTTTTTAAAGCGCTTGTGGCAATGGGGTTCAAGGAAATTGAAGTGGGTTTTCCTTCTGCTTCAGAAACGGATTTCAATGTGGTGCGCCGCTTGATTGAAGAAAATCTGATTCCAGATGATGTGACTATCGAGGTTTTGACACAAGCACGGGAAGATTTGATTGAGCGTACCGTTAAGTCATTAAAAGGCGCCCGACGAGCCATTTTGCATATGTACAATCCTACCGCACCGGACTTTCGGGAAATTGTTTATCGCACCGACAAAGCGGGTGTTCGCGGTATTGCCGAACAGGGCACGCGTTGGGTAAAACAGTATACGGCGCAACAACCTGAAACAGAGTGGGTTTATCAATACTCTCCTGAAGCATTTTCATCGACAGAATTAGAATTTGCCAAAGAGGTATGTGATGCCGTGTCTGCTATCTGGCAGCCGACGCCTGCTCAAAAAATGATCTTCAATTTGCCGGCAACCGTGGAGATGTCAACACCGAATACCTATGCTGATCAGATTGAGTGGATGCATCGAAATTTGAATAATCGTGACGCCATTGTCTTGAGTGTTCATCCGCATAATGACCGTGGTACCGCCGTTGCGGCAGCTGAGTTAGCGGTAATGGCCGGCGCCGATCGGGTAGAAGGATGTTTGTTTGGTAATGGTGAGAGAACCGGTAATGTCTGCTTGGTCACATTGGCTTTAAACCTGTATTCACAAGGGATTCATCCGGGCTTGGATTTTTCTAATATTGATCAGATCCGGCAACTGGTTGAGTCCTGTACCAATCTGCCGGTACATCCTCGGCATCCTTATGCTGGCGAGTTGGTTTTTACCGCGTTTTCTGGCTCACATCAGGATGCAATAAAAAAAGGCTTTGCTGCACAAACGGCGAAGAGTTTATGGAATATCCCTTATTTACCGTTAGATCCGGCTGATTTGGGGCGCAGTTATGATGCCGTCGTTCGAGTGAATAGTCAGTCAGGTAAAGGTGGCGTCAGTTTCTTATTACAACAGCAGGCGGGGTTTGAATTGCCGCGGCGGCTGCAAATCGAGTTCAGCAAAATTGTGCAACTGGTCAGTGATGAAACCAGTAAGGAAATTAATGCATCGGCAATTTATCAGCTGTTTGATGAGGCTTATTTACAGGTCAATCAGCCTTATACGTTTCGTTCCAGTAAGGTCAACGATGATAATGAAGAACGCGTGACAGCTGATATTAGCTTACAACATAATGGCCATCAATTGACCTTGAGTGGTCAGGGTAATGGTCCATTGGATGCGGCAGCAGTCGCTCTGAGCCACCACTTGGGCGAGGCAATTACCGTCGTCGATTATCACGAGCATGGTATAGGGTCGGGTAGTGATGCCATGGCCGTTTGCTATGTCGAACTCAAAGTTGGTCAGGGCAATCCTGTGTTTGGCGTCGGCCAAGATAAAAATATCAGTCGTGCTGCAATCAAAGCGTTACTAAATGGCATTAATCGAGTGCTGCAATAA
- a CDS encoding Lrp/AsnC family transcriptional regulator yields MTEPLDRYDQQILTILQKQGRLSNQELAEAIRLSPSPTLRRVRQLEENGLIDGYVALLNAKKLGLTLMAFIGISMDKHTSERFTTLESTLTQYPEVLECHLITGQSADYLLKVIVKDMDAYQQLLLQKLTRIEGVTGVHTSFVMNSPIKTTALPVNG; encoded by the coding sequence ATGACTGAACCACTTGACCGCTACGACCAGCAGATTTTGACGATACTGCAAAAACAGGGCCGCCTATCAAATCAAGAATTAGCAGAGGCGATCCGTTTATCGCCCTCCCCGACCCTGAGACGGGTCAGACAACTTGAAGAAAATGGGTTGATAGATGGCTATGTTGCGCTTCTGAATGCCAAAAAACTCGGGCTGACACTGATGGCATTTATTGGCATCAGCATGGATAAACACACCTCAGAACGCTTTACCACACTGGAATCAACGCTGACGCAATATCCCGAAGTACTGGAGTGTCATCTGATTACCGGCCAGTCTGCAGATTACTTGCTCAAGGTTATCGTCAAAGATATGGATGCCTATCAACAGCTTTTATTGCAGAAACTGACCCGTATTGAAGGCGTGACCGGCGTGCATACTTCGTTTGTGATGAATTCACCGATCAAAACAACCGCATTGCCAGTGAATGGATAA
- a CDS encoding PhoH family protein has protein sequence MIKRPDASKRLFVLDTNVLMHDPTALFRFDEHDIFLPMVVLEELDKGKKGLSEVSRNVRQVSRFLDDLLLKAIDTDAINSGIPLPGISGSELPEATGRLFFQTRQMAQDLPKELPGHQADNAILAVAISLQQAQTDTNVILVSKDINLRIKATVLGICAEDYYNDKVLDDVDLLYRGASELLAGFWEDLNRLESWMQDGRTFYQVQGEVVKDWYPNQLIYSPETENAIEAVVRTVTNDAADIELIQDYRHDKHAVWGITARNREQNFALNLLMDPDIDFVSLLGQAGTGKTLLTLAAALTQTIEHKRYNEIIMTRVTVPVGEDIGFLPGTEEEKMTPWMGALMDNLEVLNKTDGGDWGRQATNDLLQRWIKIRSLNFMRGRTFLKRFIIIDEAQNLTSKQMKTLITRAGPGTKIVCLGNVSQIDTPYLSETTSGLTYVVDHFKYWQHSGHITLLRGERSRLADFASENL, from the coding sequence ATGATTAAACGACCTGACGCCAGCAAACGCTTGTTTGTCTTGGATACCAATGTACTAATGCATGATCCAACGGCGTTGTTTCGCTTTGATGAACACGATATTTTCCTGCCTATGGTCGTTTTGGAGGAACTGGATAAAGGCAAAAAAGGACTATCTGAGGTATCGCGAAATGTCCGACAAGTCAGTCGTTTTTTGGATGACTTACTGTTAAAAGCCATCGATACTGATGCCATTAATAGTGGTATTCCTCTACCCGGTATTAGCGGCAGCGAATTACCGGAGGCAACGGGCCGGTTATTTTTCCAGACCCGGCAAATGGCTCAGGATTTACCCAAAGAACTGCCTGGTCATCAGGCGGATAATGCCATTTTGGCGGTTGCTATCAGCTTGCAACAAGCTCAGACCGATACCAATGTCATTTTAGTTTCCAAAGATATTAATCTCCGTATTAAAGCCACCGTATTAGGTATTTGTGCCGAAGATTATTACAACGACAAAGTTCTGGATGACGTTGATCTGCTTTACCGCGGTGCCAGTGAGTTGCTGGCCGGTTTTTGGGAAGATCTGAATCGACTCGAATCCTGGATGCAGGATGGGCGGACTTTTTATCAGGTTCAGGGCGAAGTGGTCAAAGACTGGTATCCAAATCAATTGATTTACTCACCGGAAACCGAAAATGCAATTGAAGCGGTTGTTCGAACGGTAACGAATGACGCAGCCGACATTGAGCTAATTCAGGACTATCGACATGACAAACATGCGGTATGGGGCATTACAGCACGGAATCGTGAACAAAATTTTGCCCTGAATCTATTGATGGATCCGGATATCGATTTTGTTAGTTTGCTGGGACAAGCCGGCACTGGCAAGACCTTGTTAACCTTAGCTGCGGCATTAACCCAAACCATTGAGCACAAACGTTATAACGAAATTATTATGACCAGGGTGACCGTCCCGGTTGGTGAGGATATCGGCTTTCTACCAGGCACCGAAGAAGAAAAAATGACACCTTGGATGGGTGCCTTGATGGATAATCTGGAAGTATTAAATAAGACGGACGGCGGTGATTGGGGACGTCAGGCAACGAATGATTTATTGCAACGCTGGATTAAAATTCGATCGTTAAATTTCATGCGTGGCCGGACTTTTTTGAAACGTTTCATCATTATTGACGAAGCGCAAAACCTGACCTCAAAGCAAATGAAAACCTTGATTACCCGTGCAGGCCCGGGCACCAAAATCGTCTGTTTAGGGAACGTCTCACAAATTGATACACCGTATCTGAGTGAGACCACATCCGGCCTCACCTATGTGGTGGATCATTTTAAATACTGGCAGCATAGTGGGCATATTACCTTGCTGCGTGGTGAACGCTCGCGGCTTGCCGACTTCGCCTCAGAAAATCTATAA
- a CDS encoding MbeD/MobD family mobilization/exclusion protein translates to MDDVSAATGIDRRAYFRINDRILITLLPLASSAVAPLAQQIMHATPQPTDPSQQFSSLQSAFTHLTDQIGHTDRDVARALRMLDEKLNILSSQVQHLLRPVNEQDTEAVNLSAGGIALMSPQRFDKHTALEVKLTLLPGNQPVHAIANVIACEPVAEQAPDKSCFLRLAFTHMNETDRNRLVKHTLSRQAEDLRQQKQSTSENSL, encoded by the coding sequence ATGGATGATGTCAGCGCAGCAACCGGCATAGATCGCCGTGCCTATTTTCGAATCAATGATCGTATCTTGATTACGTTATTGCCATTGGCTTCCTCAGCGGTCGCCCCGCTTGCGCAACAAATTATGCACGCCACGCCGCAACCAACCGATCCCAGCCAGCAATTTTCCTCATTGCAATCCGCTTTCACCCATTTGACTGATCAGATTGGCCATACGGATCGGGATGTTGCCAGAGCATTAAGAATGCTGGACGAAAAATTAAACATTCTGAGTAGTCAGGTGCAGCATTTGTTGCGGCCAGTCAATGAACAGGACACGGAGGCTGTTAATCTGAGTGCGGGTGGTATCGCTTTGATGAGTCCGCAACGCTTCGACAAGCATACCGCTCTGGAGGTGAAACTGACCTTGCTACCTGGGAATCAGCCCGTACATGCCATTGCCAACGTTATCGCCTGTGAACCGGTAGCTGAGCAAGCACCGGACAAGTCCTGTTTTTTAAGACTGGCGTTTACGCATATGAACGAGACGGATCGAAACCGCTTGGTCAAACATACTTTGAGCCGCCAAGCAGAAGACCTGCGACAACAGAAACAATCGACCTCAGAAAATTCCCTTTAA
- a CDS encoding transglutaminase-like cysteine peptidase, translating into MLIRYFFLLVLGFLLSACGSTSKPKLSSPAATFEDGIKPETAARVQSWKKLIAENRNQPAHRQLAAANDFINQFAFVDDRLHWQQADYWATPLQTIVTQAGDCEDFALAKYYTLTRMGMPVEQLRLTYVKALTLNQAHMVVSYYAQKNAMPLVLDNLDRRILPATSRQDLLPVYSFNETGLWLDKANTSDYIDDSSRISLWQQLQTRLRQEQGNESAYVCQYQYRGGNALAGPEQCPD; encoded by the coding sequence ATGCTGATTCGTTATTTTTTCTTGCTGGTACTGGGTTTTTTATTATCAGCTTGCGGCAGTACATCCAAACCGAAATTGTCGTCACCTGCGGCCACTTTTGAAGACGGTATCAAGCCGGAAACAGCCGCGCGAGTCCAATCTTGGAAAAAACTGATTGCAGAAAATCGCAATCAACCTGCCCATCGACAGTTAGCGGCGGCGAATGATTTTATCAATCAGTTTGCCTTTGTTGATGATCGATTGCATTGGCAACAGGCGGATTACTGGGCGACACCACTGCAAACGATTGTCACACAGGCCGGTGATTGCGAAGACTTTGCTTTGGCAAAATACTACACCCTAACGCGGATGGGCATGCCGGTTGAACAACTGCGACTCACTTATGTTAAAGCGTTGACATTAAATCAGGCGCATATGGTAGTGAGTTATTATGCCCAGAAAAACGCCATGCCGCTGGTCCTAGATAACTTGGACCGGCGAATTTTACCGGCGACATCCAGACAAGATTTATTACCGGTTTATAGCTTTAATGAAACCGGATTATGGCTGGATAAGGCCAATACCTCAGACTATATCGATGACAGTAGCCGAATCAGTTTGTGGCAACAGTTGCAGACAAGACTGCGGCAGGAACAAGGCAATGAATCTGCTTACGTTTGTCAGTACCAGTATCGTGGCGGTAATGCTTTAGCGGGGCCAGAGCAGTGCCCGGATTAA